In one window of Clavelina lepadiformis chromosome 4, kaClaLepa1.1, whole genome shotgun sequence DNA:
- the LOC143451314 gene encoding josephin-2-like: MIIVDFFCGLIAAASLFVLTLINKMSCLTLQRVTDATESATKKVYHERQHFELCALHALNNVFQDPQAFSKEQLDEICSRLSPDTMLNPHKSMLGTGNYDVNVIMAGLQSKGHAAVWWDKRRSLERLCLKNIKGFILNVPSSIGWGLLTIPLKRRHWIAVRSVDRVFYNLDSKLKQPEIIGEVVALRKFLTKKLSSKNCEMLLVVSMEIEMTKGWKIGASPSNSVTGLET; encoded by the exons ATGAtaattgttgattttttttgtggACTTATTGCAGCAGCTTCTCTTTTCGTCCTCACCTTGATAAATAAGATGTCTTGCCTGACACTGCAGAGAGTAACCGATGCCACGGAAAGTGCAACGAAGAAGGTCTATCATGAACGGCAGCACTTTGAGCTTTGTGCACTCCATGCATTGAACAACGTGTTTCAAGACCCACAAGCATTCAGCAAAGAACAGCTTGATGAAATATGCTCCAG GCTTTCACCAGATACCATGTTGAACCCACACAAGAGCATGCTAGGGACGGGCAACTACGACGTGAACGTCATAATGGCCGGACTCCAGAGCAAGGGGCATGCTGCTGTTTGGTGGGATAAGAGAAG AAGTCTTGAACGTctctgtttgaaaaatatcaaggGATTTATTCTCAACGTTCCGTCGTCCATAGGGTGGGGTCTGCTCACTATCCCCCTCAAGCGGCGGCACTGGATAGCCGTGAGATCGGTCGACCGCGTCTTCTACAACTTGGACTCAAAACTGAAGCAACCAGAAATCATCGGGGAAGTCGTCGCGCTCAG GAAATTTCTTACGAAGAAGCTGAGCTCGAAGAATTGCGAGATGCTTCTCGTCGTTTCCATGGAGATTGAGATGACAAAAGGATGGAAAATAGGGGCTTCCCCCAGCAATTCTGTAACTGGACTTGAGACTTga
- the LOC143451315 gene encoding deoxyuridine 5'-triphosphate nucleotidohydrolase-like, whose protein sequence is MIMACQEKVRVPLQEVSFENVPVKRMKQEQSDHDVVLKFAKISEHATTPTRGSKLAAGFDLYSAYEYSIAPHAKVLAKTDIQIALPSGCYGRVAPRSGLAHKHFIDVGAGVIDQDYRGNVGVILFNFSDQEFLVKRGDRIAQLICERIFLPELRECESLDETARGAGGFGSTGHN, encoded by the exons ATGATCATGGCTTGTCAAGAGAAAGTTCGCGTTCCACTCCAGGAAGTCTCCTTTGAGAACGTTCCCGTGAAAAGAATGAAACAGGAACAATCTGATCATGATGTCgtgttaaaatttgcaaaaatatcgGAGCATGCCACCACTCCAACCAGAGGTTCGAAACTGGCAGCTGGATTCGATCTTTACAG TGCTTATGAGTACAGCATTGCACCCCACGCAAAAGTTCTTGCCAAAACTGATATTCAGATAGCGCTACCTAGTGGATGCTATGGTCGAGTTGCCCCACGATCAGGACTTGCGCACAAGCACTTCATTGACGTCGGAGCTGGGGTCATCGATCAGGATTATCGGGGAAATGTCGGAGTCATCCTGTTCAATTTCAGCGACCAAGAATTTCTGG ttaagaGAGGCGACAGAATTGCACAACTAATTTGTGAACGGATTTTTCTTCCAGAGCTGAGAGAGTGCGAG AGCTTGGATGAGACCGCGCGAGGTGCTGGTGGGTTTGGATCAACTGGGCACAACTAG